From Sphingobacteriales bacterium:
AGGGTGTTTTTTAAAATCGCCATCTGATTTTTTGATAAGAACAAGCAGGATGATCAGTAAAGCAACGACAATAGCAATAATCAAAAGGGTTTTCAGGCTGAATAAACTTTTGAATTTATCGGATTGTAAAACCAAAGCATGATAAATGCTGTCTTTGATGAGTTTGTACTGAAGAACAACGGCCAGCAATGTCAGAACAACGAGCGTCATGAAATCAAAAATACGTTCAATGATGATGGTCCCGATAAGTTTATCGAGAGGCACCTTATCGGTTCTGTTGATGACAATGGGACGGCTGACTTCTCCCATCCTCGGGAGGGCAAGATTGGCCATGTAGTTGATCATCACGGCAATAAAAGTTCTCGAAGGTTTAATATCATACCCCAGAGGTTTTATGAGAAGATTCCAGCGTCTGCCACGGCTGTAATGTCCGAGCAAGGCGATAAATAATGCAAGGATGATCCAGAAATAATTGGCATTTTTAATTCCCTGCCACATTTCTTTCATAGGAATATCCTTATAAACCAGCCAGAAAAGGATTATCCCGATGGAGATAAAGATGATGAATCGCAGAAATGAAAACAGCTTTTTCAATTGATGGTGTCTTTACCAGGTTCCGGCAGGAGGATTTTGGGAATAATTTCTGAAGCTTTGCTCACTTCTACCATTGCATAGGAAACAATCACCAGAATGTCTCCGACTTTTCCTTTATGGGCGGCCGGTCCGTTCAGCCCGATAACTTTTGTTCCCCTGCCTCCTTTGATGACATAGGTTTCCAGCCGTTCTCCGTTGGTCAGGTTTAATACCTGCACTTTTTCATTGGCAATCAACCCCACTGCATCCATATAGTCTTCATCGATGGTAATGCTTCCCATATAATTCAAATCTGCTTCGGTACATCGTACCCTGTGAATCTTCGATTTTAATACTTCAATAAACATTTTACCTGATACTTACTTTTACATTATCAATCAATCTGATTTTCCCTACCTTCATGGCCGTACAGATAACCACCTCTTTATGTTCGTTAACGTCCTCAACTGTTTTCAGGGTACCGGCATCTACAATCTCAAAATAGTCAAGGTTTACAAGAGGTGACTGTGTTAAAAAACTGATGGATTGATTTTTAATTTCATTTACGGACTTACTAAATAGCATTTCCTGTGCCGCAATCAGCGTTTTATAGATATTCGGGGCAAATTTTCTTTCTTCCTCACTGAGCAACAAATTGCGGGAGCTCATGGCCAGGCCGTCTGGTTCACGCATAGTCGGGCAGGGGATGATGTTGATTCCCAGTCCAAGCTTTTCAGTCATCTTTTTTATGATGATATATTGCTGATAGTCTTTTAATCCGAAATAAGCATTATCGGGCATGACTATATCAAATAGCTTTCCGACAATGGTAACCACTCCGGCAAAATGTCCGGGGCGGTGAGCTCCTTCAAGCACTGTATCGAGTCCTTCCAGATCAATTTCTGCAACTTCAAAATGATTGTCAGGATACATGTCCTCCACATCAGGAATAAAGACTATATCTGCTTTTGTTTCTGACAAAGACTCAATATCTTTATCAACTAATTTGGGATACTTTAAAAAATCTTCCTTGTCGTTGAACTGGGTAGGGTTGACGAATATACTGACTACAGTGAGGTCATTTTCAAGGCAGGAGCGATGGACAAGTGAAAGGTGACCGGCATGAAGTGCACCCATGGTTGGTACAAAGCCGACTGTCTGGCCTTGCTTCTTAAACTTTTCAATAGAATTTGTCAGTACCGTTGGTTTATCAATCCGTAAAATCAACCCTAATTAATTTAGATTAAAGAAAAAATTTTGCTTCAAAGCTAATTTATTAATTAGATTTACGATATTTTTTTACCTTTGTACTTTAAAAAAAATGTTAATTATTAACAGGAAGGCAATTTTCTATGCAAAATTTAAAGGTACTGATTGCTACCCAGGAAATGGCTCCTTTCACTGAGTTTTCTGCTCAGGGCGAATTTATCAGGGATTTATCCATCGCATATCAGAAAAAAGGGGCAGAGGTCAGGGTGTTTATGCCGAAGTATGGTACAATCAAGGAAAGAAAACACAGACTCCATGAAGTAATCAGGCTTTCCGGGCTGAATATTACTATCGGAAGAAACAATAATCCTCTGATTATCAAAGTAGCATCATTACAGACAGCTAAAATTCAGGTCTATTTCCTCGATAATGAAGATTATTTTAAAAGGAAATATTTCCTGAACGATGAAAATGGAGATTTTTTTAAAGATAATGACGACAGAGTCATCTTTCACAACAAGGCGGTCATCGAATTGCTGATGAAACTGGGATGGAAGCCCGATGTTATTCATTGCCAGGGATGGATGAGCGGACTGATTCCCATGTATGCCAGAACACTTTTCAGATCTGAACCTGTGGTTAAAGACAGTAAAATTGTGTTTTCCCTGTTTGATGACAACAATAACCATTACCTTGGTAATAGCTTTGACAGAAAGTCTCACCTGAAGTTTACAGATAATCTTGAATCTCTCGTATCTCCAAAAGCTTACGACATTAATAAAGCAGGTATTTCTTATGCAGATTTTTGTTTGCTAAGTTCTGAAACACTCGATAGTGAAACTGAAAAATTTCTGAATGATTCTGGCAAAACTCTTATAGATATCAGAAAAGAAGGCGAAAATTATTATGACAAATATTTTAAAATGCTGGGGCTCTGATTTTTTCAAATCCTTATCCCTTGTTGCTTTTGTATTGCTGTTCGTTTCATCTTGTGATGACCCTGACAATTTTTCTTTTAAAACAGAAAGAAACGTTAACCGCTATACGATTGAAACCATTGATACTTTGCCTGTTCTCCTCAGAACTGTCAGGGAAGATTCTCTAAGGAGTGATGAATTTTCGCTTGATTTAATCGGTTCCTATCGTGATCCTGTGGTCGGAAGTATTACTGCTTCTGTGTTTACCGAGCTGCGATTACCCAAAAAGCTGATTACTTACGGCACCAACAGGGTACTGGATTCACTCGTACTTTATCTGAAATATGCCGGCAGCAGTAATTACTTTGGCTGGCTTGAAGATGATATAACCCTTAATGTTTACGAACTTGACCAACGCATTTATCTTGACTCCGCTTACTATTCCACTACCAAAATAAAATATAATCCGGTTAAATTAGGTACATGGAAAGGATGCCCCCGGCCAAATGCCAGAAAAACAATTGCCATCAAACTGGATCCATCTTTAGGGAACCGAATTCTGAATGCCTCCAACGAGCAGTTGGGCGATGATATTAAATTTAAGGAAGTTTTGAAAGGTCTGGCAATCATTCCTGAAAAAACAACGGCTACAGGCTCAATCATTTCTTTTAAGCTTCAGAACGATTCCTCAGGTCTTGTTTTATATTTTCACAATAGTGACGATACCTTGAGCAGCACTTTTCAGATCAACGACAAATGTGCAAGAGTAAGTCATTTTGAGCATGATTTTACAGCCACTCCGATAGCAGAGCAGTTGCAGAACGCCTCAACATATTATTCGCAGGTATTTCTGAAACCCCTTTCCGGAGTGAAAGCTCAGATTGATTTGCCTTCACTTGCCGGTCTGGTAAAAGACGGACCTATTGCAGTTCACCGGGCCGAAATTATCTTTCATCCGGCTAAGACCCCTCCTTATTCTGATTTTACCATTCCATCAATGATTTTACTACTCTCAGATTCGGCAAATAAAAACTATTCAATGGTGGACAGGTATGAAACCTATTACGGAGGTAAACTGGATAATAACACAGGTAGCTATTCATTTGTCGTTACAAGATATGTTCAGGACCTTGTCAATCAATATCTGAAAGATTCACTGTTTGTCAGTAAATACCGGTTAAACCTGATCATACCATCAGACAATCCGATTCTTGCGGTTCCACTGATACTCAGCAATCTGAACAATCAGGGGAAGGCCATGACATCATTTAAAATATATTATTCAAGGTTAAACTAAAATTGTTTTATGTGTGGAATTGTTGCCTACATCGGTCACCGTGAGGTAATGCCTTTGTTAATTAAAGGTTTGCAGCGTCTTGAGTACAGAGGTTACGACAGTGCAGGAGTTGCCGTTCTTAATAATGGTCTGCATGTTTATAAAATAGCCGGAAAAGTTTCCGAACTGGCTGAATATGTCAATGGTAAAAATACAGATGGAAAAATTGGGATAGGGCATACCCGATGGGCTACCCATGGTGAACCCAACCAGACAAATGCACATCCTCACTTGTCTGAAAATGGTGATATTGCCTTGATTCATAACGGGATTATTGAAAATTACAATGTTTTAAAAACTGAATTGCTTAAAAGGGGACATACTTTTGTCAGCGAAACCGATACAGAAGTTTTGGTTCATCTGATAGAAGACATTCAGGAAAAAAGTCTTTGCAGTCTTGAAGAAGCGGTCAGGATAGCTTTATCAAAGGTAATCGGGGCGTATGCATTAGTTTTAATGTCAAAGAAAGAGCCTGATCTCCTGATAGCTGCCCGTAAAGCCAGTCCGCTGGTAATAGGATTGGGAGAAAATGAGTTTTTTCTGGCTTCTGATGCGACTCCGATTATTGAATATACCCGTAATGTCATTTATATGAATGACGATACCATTGCCATTATCAGGAGAGATAGTTTTACATTAAAAACCATTGAAAATAAAATAGAAATACCTTACATTCACGAACTCGACATGAGTCTTGAGTCTCTTGAAAAAGGTGGTTTCCCTCATTTCATGCTTAAGGAAATTTTTGAACAACCGAACAGCGTCAGAGATACCTTTCGCGGGAGACTGAATCTGGAAAAAGGAGAAATCAGGCTGGGCGGAATTCATGATTATATCAACAAACTGCAAAACAATATTAACCGTGTGGTCATTACTGCCTGCGGAACCTCCTGGCATGCCGGACTGATAGGCGAATACCTGCTTGAAGAATTGACAAGAATACCTGTCGAAGTTGAATATGCCTCAGAATTCAGATATCGCAATCCGGTTCTTTTTGAAACCGACTTATTACTGGCTATTTCTCAATCAGGTGAAACAGCTGATACGCTTGCTGCCATTGAACTTGCAAAACAAAAAATTAACGCTGTCTTCGGTATCTGCAATGTTGTCGGATCTTCCATTGCCCGTGCCACCAATGCTGGCGTTTACACACATGCAGGTCCTGAAATAGGTGTGGCCTCAACAAAAGCTTTTACTTCGCAACTGGTGGTATTAAATCTTCTGGCAATCCTTTGGGCACACCTGAAAGGCCATATTTCTCAATCTCGTTACTTTGAACTCATCAGGGAATTTGCCACAATTCCTGACAAAATTAAAGAAGCTCTGCTAACCAATGATCTGGTTGAACAACTGGCAGAAGAATTCAAGGATTCAAAAAATTTCCTCTATCTTGGGCGTGGGATTAATTTCCCTGTTGCGCTGGAAGGAGCACTGAAACTCAAGGAAATATCCTATATCCATGCTGAAGGCTATCCCGCAGCCGAAATGAAGCATGGGCCAATCGCTCTGATTGACGAAAACATGCCGGTCGTGGTCATTGCGACCAATAAAACCATTTATGATAAGGTGCTTTCAAACATTCAGGAAGTTAAAGCACGGAAAGGAATTGTAATAGCTATCGTCAACAAAGGAGACCAGACCCTTCGTA
This genomic window contains:
- a CDS encoding pantoate--beta-alanine ligase, whose product is MLRIDKPTVLTNSIEKFKKQGQTVGFVPTMGALHAGHLSLVHRSCLENDLTVVSIFVNPTQFNDKEDFLKYPKLVDKDIESLSETKADIVFIPDVEDMYPDNHFEVAEIDLEGLDTVLEGAHRPGHFAGVVTIVGKLFDIVMPDNAYFGLKDYQQYIIIKKMTEKLGLGINIIPCPTMREPDGLAMSSRNLLLSEEERKFAPNIYKTLIAAQEMLFSKSVNEIKNQSISFLTQSPLVNLDYFEIVDAGTLKTVEDVNEHKEVVICTAMKVGKIRLIDNVKVSIR
- a CDS encoding DUF4270 domain-containing protein, which codes for MTNILKCWGSDFFKSLSLVAFVLLFVSSCDDPDNFSFKTERNVNRYTIETIDTLPVLLRTVREDSLRSDEFSLDLIGSYRDPVVGSITASVFTELRLPKKLITYGTNRVLDSLVLYLKYAGSSNYFGWLEDDITLNVYELDQRIYLDSAYYSTTKIKYNPVKLGTWKGCPRPNARKTIAIKLDPSLGNRILNASNEQLGDDIKFKEVLKGLAIIPEKTTATGSIISFKLQNDSSGLVLYFHNSDDTLSSTFQINDKCARVSHFEHDFTATPIAEQLQNASTYYSQVFLKPLSGVKAQIDLPSLAGLVKDGPIAVHRAEIIFHPAKTPPYSDFTIPSMILLLSDSANKNYSMVDRYETYYGGKLDNNTGSYSFVVTRYVQDLVNQYLKDSLFVSKYRLNLIIPSDNPILAVPLILSNLNNQGKAMTSFKIYYSRLN
- a CDS encoding flippase-like domain-containing protein, with protein sequence MKKLFSFLRFIIFISIGIILFWLVYKDIPMKEMWQGIKNANYFWIILALFIALLGHYSRGRRWNLLIKPLGYDIKPSRTFIAVMINYMANLALPRMGEVSRPIVINRTDKVPLDKLIGTIIIERIFDFMTLVVLTLLAVVLQYKLIKDSIYHALVLQSDKFKSLFSLKTLLIIAIVVALLIILLVLIKKSDGDFKKHPVYIKIRDVVKGFYTGIKTIKTMKNKWQFVGHTLFIWLTYYLMTYLVFFSLPETSQLSLAAGLVVLTIGSLGFIMPSPGGIGTYHFAAEQALGIYQVDKEGAKLYALIAHSSQTLTIIIVGAVCFLIFYYIQKKSKNESLTENSAENL
- a CDS encoding aspartate 1-decarboxylase, with product MFIEVLKSKIHRVRCTEADLNYMGSITIDEDYMDAVGLIANEKVQVLNLTNGERLETYVIKGGRGTKVIGLNGPAAHKGKVGDILVIVSYAMVEVSKASEIIPKILLPEPGKDTIN
- a CDS encoding glycogen/starch synthase; protein product: MQNLKVLIATQEMAPFTEFSAQGEFIRDLSIAYQKKGAEVRVFMPKYGTIKERKHRLHEVIRLSGLNITIGRNNNPLIIKVASLQTAKIQVYFLDNEDYFKRKYFLNDENGDFFKDNDDRVIFHNKAVIELLMKLGWKPDVIHCQGWMSGLIPMYARTLFRSEPVVKDSKIVFSLFDDNNNHYLGNSFDRKSHLKFTDNLESLVSPKAYDINKAGISYADFCLLSSETLDSETEKFLNDSGKTLIDIRKEGENYYDKYFKMLGL
- the glmS gene encoding glutamine--fructose-6-phosphate transaminase (isomerizing), with product MCGIVAYIGHREVMPLLIKGLQRLEYRGYDSAGVAVLNNGLHVYKIAGKVSELAEYVNGKNTDGKIGIGHTRWATHGEPNQTNAHPHLSENGDIALIHNGIIENYNVLKTELLKRGHTFVSETDTEVLVHLIEDIQEKSLCSLEEAVRIALSKVIGAYALVLMSKKEPDLLIAARKASPLVIGLGENEFFLASDATPIIEYTRNVIYMNDDTIAIIRRDSFTLKTIENKIEIPYIHELDMSLESLEKGGFPHFMLKEIFEQPNSVRDTFRGRLNLEKGEIRLGGIHDYINKLQNNINRVVITACGTSWHAGLIGEYLLEELTRIPVEVEYASEFRYRNPVLFETDLLLAISQSGETADTLAAIELAKQKINAVFGICNVVGSSIARATNAGVYTHAGPEIGVASTKAFTSQLVVLNLLAILWAHLKGHISQSRYFELIREFATIPDKIKEALLTNDLVEQLAEEFKDSKNFLYLGRGINFPVALEGALKLKEISYIHAEGYPAAEMKHGPIALIDENMPVVVIATNKTIYDKVLSNIQEVKARKGIVIAIVNKGDQTLRKQLKYIIEVPETEEIFSPLVSIIPLQLLAYHIAVKRGCNVDQPRNLAKSVTVE